The stretch of DNA aaaatatttgagttacgagtttggccttcagttaaaacaatgtgaaatagttttactactcacgccacctagaacaccacagcataatggtgtgtccgaacattataaccgtactttattagatatggtgcgatctataatgtctcttttcgatctaccactatcgttttggggttatgcattaaagacagctgcattcacgtttaaaagggcaccatctaagtccgttgagacgacacaatctgaactgtggtttggcaagaaaccaaaattgtcgtttcttaaagtttgggattatgatgcttatatgaaaaagtttcatcctgataagctcaaacccaaatcggagaaatatgtcttcataggatacccaaaggagactgttgggtacaccttctatcacaaatccgaaggcaagacttttgttgctaaattcggagtttttctagagaaggagtttctctcgaaagaagtgagtgggaggaaagtagaacttgatgaggtaactgtacctgctcccttattggaaagtagttcatcacagaaatctgttcctgtgactactacaccaattagtgaggaagctaatgatgatgatcatgtaacttcagatcaagttactaccgaatctcgtaggtaaaccagagtgagatccacaccagagtggtacagtaatcctgttctggaagtcatgttactagaccatgacgaacttgcgaactatgaggaagtgatgacgagcccaaattccgcgaaatggtttgaggccataaaatctgagatatgatccatgtatgagaacaaagtatggactttgatggatttgcccgatgagcgacaagccatagaaaataaatggatcttcaagaggaagacggacactgatagtagtgttactatctacaaagctagaattgtcgcaaaaggttttcgacaagttcaaggtgttgactacgatgagattttctcactcgtatatatgcttaagtccatccgaatcatgttagcaattgctgcattttatgaaatctggcaaatgggtaaacaaaactgcattcattaatggatttcttaaagaagagttgtatatgatgcaaccagaaggttttgtcaatcctaaaggtgttaacaaaatatgcaagctccaacgatccatctatggactggtgcaagcatctcggagttggaatatacgctttgataagttgatcaaagcatatagttttatacagacttacggtgaagcctgtatttacaagaaagtgagtaggagcactacaacatttctgataagtatatgtgaacaacatattgttgatcggaaataatgtataactttctagaaagcataaaggaatatttgaaaggagtttttcaaagaaagacctcggtaaaggtgcttacatattgagcatcaagatctatagagatagatcaagacgcttgataagtttttcaatgagtacataccttgacaagattttgaagtagttcaaaatggaacagtcagagaaagagttcttgcctgtgttgcaaggtgtgaaattgagtaagactcaaagcccgaccacggcagaagatagaaatagaatgaaagtcattccctatgcctcagccataggttctataaagtatgccatgctgtgtaccagatctattgtataccctacactgtgttaagcaagggagtacaatagtgatctaagagtagatcactagacaacggtcaaaattatccttagtggaataaggaaatatttctcaattatggaggtgacaaaaaggttcgtcgtaaaaagttacgttgatgcaagttttgacacagatctggatgactctaagtctcgatctagatacatattgaaagtgggagcaataagctagagtagctccgtgcagagcattgttgacatagaaattcacaaatacttacggatctgaatgtgacagacccgttgactaaaattatctcataagaaaaacatgatcacaccttagtactctttgggtgttaatcacatagcgatgtgaactagattactgactctagtaaaccctttgggtgttgatcacatatcgatgtgaactatgggtgttaatcacatggtgatgtgaactattgctgttaaatcacatggcgatgtgaactagattattgactctagtgcaagtgggagactgaaggaaatatgccctagaggcaataataaagttattatttatttccttatatcatgataaatgtttattattcatgctagaattgtattaaccggaaacataatacttgtgtgaatacatagacaaacaaagtgtcactagtatgcctctacttgactagctcgttaatcgaagatggttatgtttcctaaccataaacaaaagagttgttatttgattaacgggatcacatcattaggagaatgatgtgattgacatgacccattccattagcttagcacccgatcgtttagtatgttgctattgctttcttcatgacttatacatgttcctatgactatgagattatgcaactcccgtttgccggaggaacactttgtgtgctaccaaacgtcacaacgtaactgggtgattataaaggagctctacaggtgtctccaaaggtacatgttgggttgtcgtatttcgagattaggatttgtcactccgattgtcggagaggtatctctgggccctctcagtaatgcacatcacataagccttgcaagcattgcaactaatgagttagttgtgagatgatgtattacagaacgagtaaagagacttgccggtaacgagattgaactaggtattgagataccgacgatcgaatctcgggtaagtaacataccgatgacaaagggaacaacgtatgttgttatgcggtctgaccgataaagatcttcgtagaatatgtaggagccaatatgagcatccaggttccgctattggttattgaccagagacatgtctcggtcatgtctacattgttctcgaacccgtagggtccgcacgcttaaggttacgatgatagttatattatgaatttatgcattttgatgtaccaaaggttgttcggagtcccggatgtgatcacggacatgacgaggagtctcgaaatggtcgagacataaagatttatatattgtttGGATAtcaaaagtgttccgggtgaaatcgggattttaccggagtaccgggaggttaccggaacccccccccccccgggagttatatgggccatagtgggccttagtggaaaagagaaagggcagcccaagatgggccgtgcgcccctcccctcccttggtccgaataggacaaggagagggggccggcccccctctctcttttcccccctccgcgaatcctattccaactaggattgggggggaatcctactcccagagggagcaggactctcctggcgcgcctctcctaggccggccgcacccccccccctttagtcctttatatacggaggcaggggcaccccagagacacacaagttgatcaacgtgatcatattcttagccgtgtgcggtgccccctttcaccatagtcctcgataatattgtagcggtgcttaggcgaagccttgcgacagtagtgcatcaagatcgtcaccacgccatcgtgctgacggaactcttccccgacactttgctggatcggagtccggggatcgtcatcgagctgaacgtgtgctagaactcggaggtgccgtagtttcggtgcttgatcggtcgggccgtggagacgtacgactacatcaaccaaacgcttccgttatcgatctacaaggtatgtagatcacactctcccctcgttgctatgcatcatcatgatcttgcgtgtgcgtaggaaattttttgaaattactacgttccccaacagttgccatgtacatgcacattagggcagttgccatgtaccatgcaaaaacatatggcaactcggtaaaagagagttgccatctgcttacgtgcacactaggcaaaacacatggcaaactcgggtaaaaaaagagagttgccacctgcttataaaagcacactaggggcagttgccatgtgcagtgcaaaaacacatggcaactagcagcttgggtgtgggagaggagaagggcgtgtgggcaagatgccaaatgcccacacactagcccttgtgtgtgcgtgcaaagtggcgtgtgggcgaactgctgaacgcccacacaccagcccctcctGTGTGGTGAAATGACCGTGTGGGCGACCggctgaacgcccacacaccaggccagtcctacgtggcactagaaacatgtcaagattcgtgcgctcacgaacggacgcggatccacgcgtgtgggcgagatgcaaacgcccacacgtgtgggcgttaacatttccgtttaaTAATATGGCCGCATGCATCTGTCAGATGCAGAGGTCAGGGGTGTGATCCTCCTTCTCAAAAAAAATATTGGTATAGTAGTACTAACAGTAGAATTTGTGGTTTCCTTTTTCCTTGAGATGTGCATCTAACTTGGATCCAAAAGTCGTGGCATGATAGATGCATGTTGGAACAAAACTTGATTAGAGAGTTCAGTTTCAAAAGACATTTTAATGCTAAACTAGTAGTTTAGTGCACTGCGGGGACTGGTGCACTACTAATTTTCTCACACCCAAAGCTCACACCCCGTGATACTCCTTTAACCGGTGACACGGTCGATCTCGCAATGATTCCGGGACCTCATCGACCTGAGGTCGTCGTAGAAGATGATCATTGTCCATTCACGCTGCGTGACCGCTGCTTTGACCTGGATGGAGTAACCTCTGAATCTCATCCTGATGAGCCTGAGGATACAACGCCGGAATTAATGGCGGTTTTGGTCGGGAGCCCGTGTTCGTTTCGGCGCCACAGCTGTGGCACGTTGCGCAATCATTAGCATGCATGCCTGATGTGCACACCGTCGTCTCTGTAACTCCTTCGCGTGTACATGTTGTGTCAGGCCCGGCCGTCTGCGCAGTGTACATTAGCGCATGCATGCATACGCCCGGCCAGATCACCTGCGCATGCACAGTGGGCACCGGTTTGAGTAGTTGCTGCGCGCTGCTGCTGCTACCACGCGTTAGTGTAGCTAAGTCCATCACATGCACAGATACTCGTACATAGAAAGTACAGTACTAGTATCTCTATTGCCTACGGGAaagaaatgcatgcatgcatgcacatgcaGTACTGGTACGTGCATAGATCGAGTGAACATATATCTGCAGTACATCGATCGTACAAGTATAAGGAGCCGTCTCATCGTTCACCCTTCAAAATATAAGGAGCGGATCGATCGATCAAAAAGTGGATCGGTGGATGCACTTTGCTCGCTCGCTCGATCGATCGAGCACTTGCATGGCTACGATGGACGGATCGGAGCAGGTGATCAGAAGCAGGTGGTGGTGttgtcgccggaggaggaggaattGTCGTCGCAGGGGGGGTGCGTGTGGCGGCCCTCGTACGTGGTGATCACCATGCGGCAGTCCATCGACAGCCGCTCCACGCGCTTCTTCACGCGGCAGTTGCTGTGCGTGCACCTGAAGTAGCTCCTGCATGGCCATGGCCAACAAAATGTTTACAGTATGCATGATGTGTTTTTTTACTATGATGTTTACACTATGGGGTATATGTGCCCCGCTttaggtactactactactactccagaaCCACTTCTAAAGGAGATCAGAATATATCTATTCTTCAGCAGAGCAGACAAATCATTAGCCAGTACACAGTTTGCTGAAAACCAAGCTGCCAGACCTATATATGGCGCACTGACTGACCTAGCTAGCTGTCGTCTGAAGTCTCAGACTCTTTGAAGAAGCACAATCATCTTAAAATGTCCGTTCCATTTGTCCTGACGCATATATGCAGGAGGCAATGCATGCATGGGCGTCTACTATATCCTAGTAGTATTTGCCCTATCACGATTTTTTTTTCTATTCTTCTTTTGCTACATTGATCAAAGGATAACAACTATGAAATCAATATAAAACGTGGAAAAATAATGCGTTGTAATTTGGAAAAGAATATAAAATTTCTAGATGCATATATAGATAACAGTTAGTACTCCATGAACCAAATATGTTTAATGAATGGGACACACTAGTTGAAAACTAACTTTAAACATAGATACAATGAAGTATCTCATTTTGTCTCGTGTATATGCATATATATACACGAGAGCTTTTTTCggtatatatgcatatatatatatatatatatatagctaggtAGAGGTGCCTAAACTATATATACCACCGCTAGTGATCCGTGCAGCTTTATCGCATGCTACTTCTCAGCCATATATTTGTTCGTGTGGAAGATGATATCCCTTCTACAATCTCCTCTGTCATAATGCCACTGCCTTTCCACACGCCCCTGCTGTTCTTTTAGAAACTTTACTGTGTGACAATAAGTACTCCTTAGTTCACCCGTTCTACTAGTCTGATAAGAATAAATTAGCACCGGTAGATGGTTTGGAAGATTCTTTTTTTCAGATAATAGAAGAGAACTCTCTTAGGCCTTCTGTATTTATCTGAAGAAGCACACGATCGAGACCCAGATGATTCGAAACAACTGAACTATATGTATGGACTAGTTAAGCGCCTGTGTATCCAATGAAAGCATTCTTTTCTTATGAAGTATACCTCAAAACCACAAATTAAGAGAACTTCCTTTAACGAATCAACTTGTGGTTGGATTGTTAGAGGAACAGTGATATCCCCAGCCTGCAAGCGTTcaagtcctgatgctcgcattattcctggatttatttcaagatttcCGGCGAAGCACTTTTAATAGGAGGggacgtttccgtcgacgacgaggcgcctaaggtgacttcgtaaatctcaagatgatatgtcatctcggtttctcgaaggtgctcatagggatagggtgtgcgtctGTGCGTTCATGGCGATGAGTGTATGCGTGTATGTATGAACGcttgcatctgtaccgtgttaaaaaaaaaaGAGAACTTTCTTTATTCTATGTTGAGAGCGTGTTTCATGTATATTACTTTGCGCTCAGAATACATCAGGCTATTAAGTATTCTCAGATATGTACCCATAAAAACAGCTTGCACGTACTACGTACTGCGGTATTGTTGCAGGCTAATTAATCTCAAATCAGGTCCCCCCTGGATCTGTTAGCCACAATTTAATTGAAGCAAATAGATCATTAACTGAAGCAAATAGATCGATATCTCTCTAACCTAGTTACTTCTGAAGCTGCTAGCTCTCAAGGCAAAAGATTAACCTACCACTACCACATAAAACTGACCCTTTCAAACAATCTGTACGAGCTTGTACTCGATCCTAGCAGAGACGGGCAAAGGTCATGAGGAGTTCGTAGAAAATAGCAGAGACACGGGCAAAGTTCTTGAGGAGTTCATAGATAACAGGTAAAAATGGAAATAGGTTAGGGTTCTTAATTGCTTATAGAACCGAAGTACCTGGGATGCAGACTGTTCTTGACAACCTTCTGCCCGTATTTCCTCCACTTGTAGCCATCGTCAAGTACATCCACGTCGCTTCTGGTCTGGAAGCAAAACCTCGGCTCCCTCATCTTCCTCCTCACCTTCATCTTCCCCTTCTCCCCCGCCAACATCGTCGAGCCCCTCCACCTGTACGCTCACACGCACACCACAATGGCATCAAACGCTAAACATGCAGTTAAATCTCATGAACATAGCAACATTAGCTAGGTACAAACGCATCCCGTAACATGCTCTCGCTCACTGACTCACATACCATGTATTACTAGAATAACCATTACAGGCAGTGGCACCCTCATAGCCAACTCTTGCCGTCACCGACGTGCCCACCTGATCAGGAAGAGACATCAAATTAAAGGCATCAATATGTAATTGATCATCTTTGTAATTCTCTATATATGATTATGAAGCTAGCAAAGAGCATACCTCCTCAGCCCCAATATTAGGCATGAAACCGACCGTGGGCTTCTCGCAGACGATGGCAGGCGCGCCGGCGGAGTGGCCGCTGCCGAGCGGAAGCGCCGGCAGCGGGTATAGCCCACAATGGTCAGAAGAGAGCATCAAGGCTTCTTCCTGGTCGAATGGCATCTGGAGAGGCTTGGGATGGAAGGGTAGTTGAAGTGGAGAAAGAGGAACAGGTGTGGTGTAGTAGTGATCTGGCACACTGAGGTTTGGAAGACAGTAAGCCATCCCCAATTGGCTCCCTTGATCCATGCATATATGCATGTAGATCGTGGCGTACTGAACACAAGGTGGTTCTTGGGGGCACAGAATTCTTGAGATAGACttgtcaatctctctctctctctctctcctgagagacctctctctctcttattttttcgTGTCAAATTCTGATAGGGTTGATGTCTCTAGGTTTGAAGTGGTGGGCTATGGTGCTCTGGGCGCTGGTCTAAGCTGCCCCCTTTTAAAGGGCCTTTTTGGCTCAAGTTGTGTCGTGGGTACAGTACTTACTTCAGTAGCAGCTGTTTGCCTTCTTGATAGCTAGCTACTGGCTGCTAATTCACCACCTCTTAGCTAGATGTCGGGTATGACTTTCTAGCTCAATACACAGAtgccttttattattatttttcttacGTAAACCAGTAGCATTCTAGCTACCGCATGCCTTTATATTTTGTTTTGTCACATAGGCCAGGGTTATCatcctttctaaaagaaaaaagtgTTCTGTTACAGCTGTACATACAAAAACAGAGAAGAAATCTCAGAGAAAACCTACATGAAGCTAACCATCCATGACTGGAAGTCAGTGGATTtcaccccgctttatagataaagcaacgaCCAACATATAACCCAATGGATACAATTATACAAACACACAGCACACACATACGAAGCCGGATACAAAGGTGCTAAAGAACGCCTACATCGCTCCAAATGACTCCACAAAAACGACATAGAAAATATAGCACCACTAGAGGTCGAAGGAGCCCTCGACTATGAAAGAGTCACGCGAGGAGATGAAGCCGAACATCAACAAGACAGGGCCTCCAAAGCGGCGCCTTAAAAAAAGACACGATGTCgaagcgccgccaccgcccaatcCACAGGATCATGGTTTTCACCCGGAGTGCCTCAGAGAGAAATGAGCAGCCATGACGGTGCCTTCAAGGTGACAACGCCAATGGGCGCCACCACCGTTGGCCTGGCCAAagcttgaaaaaaagttcaccccGGCTAACCCTTACCGCTCCCAAAATGTGGTATGGACAGGTTGCCGCACCAACACCACCACACGTTGGTCGCCAGCACCTGAGCCGTGCGCCCCTCCCACGAGTATCGTGTCTCCAACCACCAGGGCCGCTGCCCTGACATGCAAGACCACCCACCAGCTTTGCCACTGTCTACAGATGCCGCCAATCGGTAAAGGGGTAGAAGGCCCCACCTTTTTTTGAGGGGTGGGGTAGTGGAAGGCCCCTCCTTCGACCCCAAAACGATCCCTTTGGCAAGAAGGAGGCCCAGCGGGCCGGAACTGGGCAGTGGGCAAGGTCGGCGGCGGCTGCAAGTAACACCGCAGAAACCCCGCCACACAAACCAGGGACCAGAGCCATTGTCACCACCAAATCATGGTGACGGCAATGCCGAGAGACACCCCGGTCCCCCTCACCATAACGCCCCTGCCACCTCCGTCCATCCATGGGCGCGCAACGCGTCGAGTAGTCGTTCCCCACATCCAAGGCGCGCCTCCAGCCGCAGATCCGAGCACACCATgagcagaggaggagggggagccaaACCACCACCACTGCACCGCCACCTCCGCCAGCCAAGATGGCCACGACAGAGGCAGCCGCCCATGGCCCGCGTCGTTGCAGGGCCAAATTTAACCAAGCCGCCTCACAACCAGTTGCGTCGCTATCCCCGATCCCCAACccacaccaccaccatgtcgtgcgTTACACGACGTCACACCGATGTCGCAGTACTGCTCCGGCATGCCACCACGCCCGGCATCTAGCGCCGCATCCTAGCTTGACCGCACGACTCACACNNNNNNNNNNNNNNNNNNNNNNNNNNNNNNNNNNNNNNNNNNNNNNNNNNNNNNNNNNNNNNNNNNNNNNNNNNNNNNNNNNNNNNNNNNNNNNNNNNNNNNNNNNNNNNNNNNNNNNNNNNNNNNNNNNNNNNNNNNNNNNNNNNNNNNNNNNNNNNNNNNNNNNNNNNNNNNNNNNNNNNNNNNNNNNNNNNNNNNNNNNNNNNNNNNNNNNNNNNNNNNNNNNNNNNNNNNNNNNNNNNNNNNNNNNNNNNNNNNNNNNNNNNNNNNNNNNNNNNNNNNNNNNNNNNNNNNNNNNNNNNNNNNNNGAACTTTTGGTCCAAGTGATTTCCCTTTGACGCCTTTCTAGTTTTCTCCTGCATCGTCAAGATTGGGCTGAATTCCTTTAATGATGTATGCATTTCTGGTGGGATATGGATTTGTGGAACATGGTTCCATGGGAACTCCTTATGAATAGTAAATTTGAAAATAATACTAGAAAAGGTTAAAAAAACTGATATTTTTTTGGGTAATATACATGGTCAACTAGTATACTCGCATATGAAGTTTCACGAAGAAATAATATCCGTGGTATTTTGAGGAAAATGACAAAATTGAATTGTATTTTGAAAACACTTTTTCAAGGAGTAGCAAGGTTGGATTGTAGTTTCTTCACTACCGAATAGTAAGGTAGTACCTTGCTTGTCATTCCTTCATGAAGCATCATACATAAGTAGAATGGTCGACCAAGTTTGACAttaaaaaaattctgatttttagTTAGTTCTCTAGTATTGAAAAATTTAATGTTCATACGGGTACACATGGAAACATATTCACGGACAGGGATTCAGTGACATGCCCACAGCATGTCACCGCGTAACATGGCCATTGTCACCATACTGTTCACCGGTGACATGCTCTCAATCCCATATTCACCTGTCTATTTTCGTTTCCACTGTTCCAAATAGCCCAAAGCAAAGAAGCATTCCTTGCTGACGGAACCATTGCAGATTAGGTAGGAGCGTGTCCAGGAAGGGCAGCGGTGTTGCTAACATGCTTTGGCAAATTTGCAGTGGAAGAAAACAACGCATTCGGTTGTTACATGCAACTAATTAATCGTTCATTAACCCACGTGAATCGTCGGTTAATTATGTTCGTATGCCAGCTTTCCTGGTTGCAGCTTCAGCGTTGATTCAACGAGAAACTTGCCGCCACTTTGAATCTTTTGGTCGATCAGCAGAGCTTTTTCAGGTGGGGCAGACATTATTGCAGCGATTGTTCCGCGAACAGGATAGCACTGATTGTACCTTTTGTTCCCTGTGATTGCTCGTTAGATATCCTTTTCATTGCACAGAAGGCCACTCGTTTCAGTCTTCTGAAACGCACACGTATGTGCGCCTAGTCTATTCTTGAATCATCACCTCGTTTCTTTCTTGGTATATATCTAGGTTACTTGTTCTGAACGCGTATCTCTACCAACCCTCTATTTTCTTTGACCACCCAACCCGCCTGATGGGTGACGAGGTAAACATATAGACAACTTTTTTAGAAGGACAAGGTCATATATTAAAATCGGGAATGGTCAGATTTTTAAGCATAGTAAATAAAACTTTTTATGGCAAAATATGTTAATGAGAGGATAGCAATTTCTTTTAGCAAGTATGGTGATTCCTGCAAAAAAAAACATGGCGAGGATTTGCCATGCTTGCTAAAGGAAATTGCCCCCTCTCGGTTGTATAATTTGTCATGCTAAAAAATCCGACGTTCAATTCGTAGTGAAATACAACCATTACGAGATGAAAATTCAAAGTTATTTcaagctaaagccaccaacaatatAGACACAATAAGATATATGTTCTGAAAGATGATTCCGGTACTGAATTTCATGACCACCAGCCTAAAGTTGCTCTGCTCTCGAGAGCTTTCAAAGATAAACTTGGCACTTCAATGGAAACATCCTCCCTATTGGGTCTGAACCCTCTAATTCCAATGTGTGATGATCTTTACTGTCATGAAGTCCCCTTTTTCGAAAATGAGATTGATGAGGTTATTAGGCTAATGCAGGTGGACAAGGCTTCTGGCCTGATGGATTTAATGGTGCATTCATTAAAGCTTGCTGAAGCATTATTTGTGTGGATTTATACAGACTCTTTGAAGATTTTTACCATGGTAGGGTTTACTTGCATAGTATCATTGCATCATATATTACCCTGATTCAAAGGAAGACACCCTTATGACTGCTAGTGACTTCAGACCTATATCTTTTCTTGCACCATCAAGATTATTACTTTCTGGCCAATCGGTTCCAGGCTGTCATTCTTAAGCTGGTTCATATTAATTAGTATGGCTTTATCAAAAGAAGGACCACTCAGGACTGGCTTGACTGGGCATTTGAATATCTTCATCTATGTCATCATTCCAAGAAGCAAATTCTAGTACTAAGGTTAGACTTTTAAAATGCATTTGATCTGACTGAGCGCAATATCATTTTGGATATTTCGGAGCAAAAGGTTTT from Triticum dicoccoides isolate Atlit2015 ecotype Zavitan chromosome 6A, WEW_v2.0, whole genome shotgun sequence encodes:
- the LOC119319350 gene encoding probable WRKY transcription factor 12; this translates as MHICMDQGSQLGMAYCLPNLSVPDHYYTTPVPLSPLQLPFHPKPLQMPFDQEEALMLSSDHCGLYPLPALPLGSGHSAGAPAIVCEKPTVGFMPNIGAEEVGTSVTARVGYEGATACNGYSSNTWWRGSTMLAGEKGKMKVRRKMREPRFCFQTRSDVDVLDDGYKWRKYGQKVVKNSLHPRSYFRCTHSNCRVKKRVERLSMDCRMVITTYEGRHTHPPCDDNSSSSGDNTTTCF